Part of the Helicobacter bilis genome is shown below.
TTATGTATATAAAATAACAGATTCTATAATAAGTGGATATATGTATAGATAAAATCTTTGAGTAACATTTTGTAACTTGTATAACAATAAAATGACGCATTGAAATTAAGTTTAAATTATTTTTTATTAATTTGAAATTAGAATTACATACAAAATTGAAAGTGAAGGAAGAATATGCCCAAAACGCTAGAGCCTATGTTGGCACACCCATATTTTGGTGCATTTGTTATGTTTGTTTTAACGCTTGTTGCCTTTCAAGCAACTTTCTTTTTACAAAGACTTGTATCAAGAAAGATAGCACAGAAAAAGGGCGATAAACTTAAGATGGCACCCTATGAATGCGGACCTATCCCTATCAAGCAAGAAAATAAAATCTCACACCAATTCTACATTATAGCTGTGCTATTTGTGCTTTTTGATGTAGAGGTTATTTTTATGATTCCATGGGCACTAGAGTATCGTAATCTTGGAATGTTAGGATTTATTGAAATGCTTGCATTTATTGGCTTACTTGTAGTTGGCTTTTTGTTTGCGTGGAAAAGGGGGGCATTGTCATGGCAACACATGAGGTAGGTGAGCTTAGCCCAAGGGGTATGCCTGTCGCACTTGGAAGTGTGGATAAGATTCTAAACTGGGGGCGAAGTAACTCTCTTTGGCCCCTTACTTATGGGCTTGCATGTTGTGCTATTGAGATGATGGCAACGGGTGGTTCAAGGTTTGATTTCGATAGATTTGGAATCATTTTTCGTGCTAGTCCTAGACAAAGCGATGTTATGATTATCGCAGGG
Proteins encoded:
- a CDS encoding NAD(P)H-quinone oxidoreductase subunit 3: MPKTLEPMLAHPYFGAFVMFVLTLVAFQATFFLQRLVSRKIAQKKGDKLKMAPYECGPIPIKQENKISHQFYIIAVLFVLFDVEVIFMIPWALEYRNLGMLGFIEMLAFIGLLVVGFLFAWKRGALSWQHMR